Proteins co-encoded in one Rhopalosiphum maidis isolate BTI-1 chromosome 2, ASM367621v3, whole genome shotgun sequence genomic window:
- the LOC113551713 gene encoding extensin-1-like → MQSGLLLFAVAFVAVASGSAVYPVHHAPVTTQYHSQDELGQYAYGYSGGPSSKHEQRTADGVTSGGYSYVDANGLVQSLAYVSDPVNGFRVSGTNLPADSNTVHHAALPVVRHAEVPVVHHAEVPVHHWAPHPAEPIVVKSPSYLVPAVHPLIKLAQPLTPASTVNVHYPEHAVVLAARKKRSAGLYSHPLVSGYTAAPAPAHIVTVKHTEFTAPPAPIVHHLAPAPAPYYLAAAPAPAPVATSYTSVVRHHEPAVVPAPVLAYAAPAPHVYAAPAPHVYAAPAPHVYAAPAPHVYAAPAVAVAPAKSQFHSQDEHGQYTYGYTDGSSAKTETRYADGETKGSYSYVDDQGAVQAVHYSAGADGFKAAGTNIPVHHV, encoded by the exons ATGCAATCCGGTCTATTG TTATTCGCAGTAGCCTTCGTGGCGGTCGCCAGTGGAAGTGCCGTGTACCCAGTGCATCACGCACCGGTGACCACCCAATACCACTCTCAAGACGAGTTGGGACAGTACGCGTACGGTTACTCCGGTGGCCCGTCGTCCAAGCACGAACAGCGCACAGCTGACGGCGTGACCAGCGGCGGTTACTCGTACGTGGATGCCAACGGCCTGGTTCAGTCCCTGGCCTACGTGTCCGACCCGGTCAACGGTTTCCGCGTGAGCGGCACCAACCTGCCCGCCGACTCCAACACCGTCCACCACGCCGCCTTGCCGGTCGTCCGCCACGCCGAAGTTCCGGTCGTCCATCACGCCGAAGTGCCAGTGCACCACTGGGCGCCACATCCAGCCGAGCCGATCGTCGTCAAGAGCCCGTCGTACCTTGTGCCCGCCGTTCACCCGCTGATCAAGCTCGCCCAGCCGCTGACGCCCGCCAGCACGGTTAACGTGCACTACCCCGAGCACGCCGTCGTCCTAGCCGCCCGCAAGAAGCGTAGCGCTGGACTCTACTCGCACCCACTGGTTTCCGGTTACACCGCCGCCCCCGCTCCCGCGCACATCGTCACCGTCAAGCACACCGAATTCACCGCCCCACCAGCCCCGATCGTCCACCACTTGGCACCTGCCCCAGCCCCGTACTACTTGGCCGCCGCCCCCGCACCGGCTCCGGTCGCCACTTCCTACACCAGCGTCGTCCGCCACCACGAACCCGCCGTAGTGCCCGCACCGGTGCTCGCTTACGCCGCCCCGGCCCCACACGTCTACGCCGCACCGGCCCCACACGTATACGCCGCACCGGCCCCACACGTGTACGCCGCACCGGCCCCACACGTTTACGCCGCCCCGGCCGTAGCGGTCGCTCCGGCCAAGAGCCAGTTCCACTCGCAAGACGAACACGGCCAGTACACTTACGGTTACACCGACGGATCGTCCGCCAAGACTGAGACGCGTTACGCTGACGGCGAGACCAAAGGAAGCTACTCGTACGTGGACGACCAAGGCGCAGTCCAGGCTGTCCACTATTCCGCTGGCGCTGACGGTTTCAAAGCCGCGGGAACCAACATTCCAGTTCACCACGTCTGA